Genomic window (Candidatus Neomarinimicrobiota bacterium):
ATCCACTGCATTCACGAAGTATGTGGAAATATATACAGGAACCTGTTACTTGAACATGGAGCACAATGTGCCGGAATCACTGGTTTTCACAATAACCATGGATCCGGACAATTACTATGAAAAATACGGGTGGATTCGCGTGGAAAATGGTATTGATCTTTTCTCCGGTAAGCCATCCCGCATTTATTACCAGGAATTCTAAAGAAGGAATAATACCATGAGTAAACTTGGAAAAACTGTTCGCCCTGAGGATATATATGATCTTCAGTTTCCATCTGATCCGCAAATATCTCCGGATGGGAAAAAAGTTGTTTTTGTCAAAAAGTGGATTCATAAGAAAGATCAAAAATACTATTCCAATCTGTATTCCGTGGATACCGCGAGAGGCACGGTGGTGCAATTCACCCGGGGTGAACAAAATGATACAAAACCACGTTGGAACCGGAACGGAAAACAACTGCTTTTTATCCGTTCCACCAAAGATAAATCTGAATTGTTATCCTTTTATGGCGGATTGGGTGAACCCATGCCATTGGTCAGCCTGGAAGACGGTGAAATACAAGATATTGCATTCTCACCGGATGATAAATGGGTGGCTGTCCTCATTCAAAAATATGATGTATCAGGAGAAGACAGAAAAAAGAAACCACTGAAACGGGACATTGACAGACTCTTTTATCGTCTTGATGGGGAAGGATTTCGCCAAAAAAGAGCTGTTCAGCTATATATTGTAAAAAGCAGGGGAGGAAGACTAATTCCCATTACCGATGTTCCCCGGGATGTGACTGACTTTGTCTGGAGTCACGATGGGACAGGCATATATTATGTGACAAACGATCGTGAAGATCCGGACAGACATATGGACGAGGATTCCATTTTCTTTTATTCACTAAAGGAAAAACATCATGTCAGAATCGAAAAGCCGGCCGGACCCGTGGGATGGGTCCAGGCAGATTCCATAGGTCAACACCTCTATTTTTCCGGTCATTTTAAGCCCGGACACAGCTGGGGAGCCGTCAATTCGGAAATACAGCAACTTAATCTGAAAACCGGGGAAATCCATTCTCTTACGGCTTCTTTGGACAGGACCACGGATATGGTTACTCTGGGGGATATCACGCCCTCCTTTGTGAAACAAAGGGCTCTTTTTCAAACGCCCGAAGACTTTTTGTTTACTGTATCTTCAGAAGGTGCCAATCCCTTGATGAAATGCAATGTACCTTCCGGAGAAATCACACCCCTTTTAGACGGACCTGAATGTGTTGTGTCTTTTAGCATGTCCCGTGACGGAAAAAAAATCGCCGTACATCTCGCTCAAATGGAAAGACCCGATGAAATCTGGCTATTAGAGCTGAATAGTGAAAAACATTTCCGACGGATTACTTTTCTGAATGACGATTATATGAATTCCGTTTCCTGCAATGTTCCGGAAGAATACTATATTCCATCAGATCATGCAGTTATTCAAAGCTGGCTCTTAAAACCACCGGGATTCAGTTCAAAGAATAAGTATCCCCTGTTATTGCAGATTCATGGCGGACCTCGGGCACAATACGGCTATACCTGGTTTCATGAAATGCATGTCTTTGCAGCAGCCGGATTTGTTGTATTGTATACCAATCCCCAGGGGAGCCAGGGATATGGCCACACTTTTGCCGATGCCATAACCGGCAAATGGGCCGAACCGGCCATGAATGATTTGATGGCCGCCGTGGATTATATTCTTGAACTGGGATTTGTCGATCCGAAACAATGTTTTGTTACAGGAGGAAGTTATGGAGGGTACATGACCAACTGGGTCATTACACATACGAATCGGTTTAAAGCAGCAGTGACCCAAAGATCTATTTGTGATCTGTCATCTTTCTTCGGCACATCCGACACGGGATGGGATTTGGAAGCCGATTTTCACGATGTCCCCTGGAAAAACCCGGAACTCTATGCGAAATGGTCTCCCATAACTTATGCAGATAAAATTGAAACCCCCCTTTGCATTATCCACTCCGAAAATGATCTCCGCTGCCCCGTCGAACAGGCAGAACAGCTCTTCGTTCGCCTGAAACACGATAAAAAACCGGTCAGACTTGTACTTTTTCCGGAAGAATCCCATGGGCTGAGTCGGGGCGGACGACCGGACCGGCGGGTGGAAAGGTTAAAAGTTATGCTTGAGGAGTTTAGGGTTGAGAGGGATGAGTCGTAATTTTTTTTCTTGTCGCCAGAATTTCTTCTTGTGTAAATCCAAAATATTGTGATAAATATCTATTTGCCTTGTCAATATCGTAGCTTTTCTGAACGCTGTGGGCATCGGTAAAACGGACATAATCGTCATTGATATATAAAATGCTGTTGTCTACAATCCTGGAGGCAACGAGGGCTGAAATGTAATCGAATGAACGGATCCAATGATGAATAAAAAGACGGTCACTAACCGGTTCGGGTGCAAAAGTATAGCGCTTTTTACGGTTTCGCGAGTCTAAAGAATACAAAATATATTCCCCATTCTGTTTAGATAATTCGTAATCCAGAACCCCGTTTGTTCCGTAATCACTACCCTTGTCTTTCAAACATAAGGGGGTGTATAACAAATATCCCGGATCAACCAGATATGATTGATCCCTAAGTGAGAAAATGACGGCATAGTGGGGAAAAGAATTCCTCCCGGTATGCACCGATACAGGCCAGGCCGGGTATCCGTTCAGACGTAAAGATTTCATGACAGCATAATTCAATGAAAAGCAGGTTCCACCCCGGCCGTGTTGAAGAAATTCGGATATAAGAGTTTCCGGGGACCTTGGCCTTTGATGTCTTTCCAAAGAAAGTCTGAGTATTTTTGAAAGGTTTTCGTAGGGGATATCAGAAAAATCCCGTAAAAGAGCATTGATCGTATTCACGGGATAACCTTTTTTAAAACACATAAAAGAGGACCATATTTAAGCCTTATTTGCATTTGGACCGGTAGTGACGGGATTGTTTCCGTTATCCAGATAACAAGATTTGATTCGTCTTCAAATACCTCCCGAAAATGTTTGTCCGGCTTATAAACCAGCGTTGGGTAGGTTCCTGCAGGGCTGTTAATAATATCTGTTTTCCCCTTGTACAACCGGAACGGAACGGCTACACTGTCTTTCCGGTTCCAAAGACTCACAGTCACCGAGTCCACGGAAAAATAGAGGGAATCCATCAACATGATCATCGTTGTATATTCATCACGAACAGGATGCTTCAGTTTTTCTGTCTCGATCTGTTGTACATCGAATTCACGCCGGCTGTGATATTTTCCTTCATGAATACGTTTATTATAATAAAGGGTGTGGAAAGCGGGGTATGAAGCAATAATTGTCGTTGTATCCCGGACCTTGTAAAAGGTATCCACAAAACCTGATGAGTGTATTATAAATGAAGCAAATACTCTATCTGCCTGATAATCAACAACTAAACTTGCATTACCTCCGGGGATTCCGCGAAAGTATATATCAAAAAGATACTCGCTGCCTTCCAAAGGATTCAACATCAGACATCCTGTTAAAGCAAAAAGGATGAGAATCTGCTTAATCCTTTTCAAGATCATTCCGGATCTGTTGTTTGTACAGTTTTTTGTAGTCCGGACAGGATTGTAAGAGTTCGGGATGGGTTCCCTGGCAAACAATCTGTCCATTCTTGAGTACGACGATCTGATCTGCATCTAAAATAGTGGACAGGCGGTGAGCAATGATAAGGGATGTGCGTCCTTTCATCAGGCGGTTCAGGGAATTCTGGACAAGGCGTTCCGATTCAGTATCCAGGGAAGAAGTGGCTTCATCCAGAATTAGAATAGGCGGATTCCGTAATACGGCCCGGGCAATGGCAATCCGCTGTTTTTGTCCTCCTGATAAACGTACTCCCTGATCTCCGGCAATGGTGTTCCATCCGTTTTCAAGATCATGAATAAACCCGGCATTGGCAATTTCAACTGCCTGTTCAATCGAGTCCTCATCTGTCCCGTCGGATCCGTAAGTTAAATTGTCCCGGATCGTTTCATTCAGCATCTGGACATCCTGCGAAACAGTTCCAATAAGTTTATACAGAGATTCCGCTTTGATATTCCGGATATCTGTGCCGTCTATGAGAATTTGGCCTTCTCTCGGCAAATAAAACCGACACAATAAATCGGCCAGGGTGGATTTCCCTGAGCCACTGGCACCTACAATGGCATAAGATTTCCCCTTGGGTATTACCAAATTGATATTTTTTAATACATTGTGAGATTCATAACCAAAGGAGACATTTCTGAATTCAATTTCTTTTTTGAAGTCGTTTTTCTCAACTGCATCGGGAGATTCCAGATTTTGAATGGGAGTTTCCAAAACATTAAAAATACGTTCTGCGGCTGCCAGTCCATTTTGTATGATGGCGTTGACAGATGTTAAACTTTTGATTGGACTCAGAATTGAAAAAAGGAGAATGATATATCGGAGGAAATCCTCTGAATCCATGGCTGACCCGGTAACCACCATTTGGCCACCAATCATAAAAAGTATCGCACCTGTAATAACACCCACCATTTCAGAAAGAGGTGAATTAATGGCTGTCAATCGAAGTTGGCGCATCTGAATTTTGAAGAACTTGTGGTTCCGGTCTTTGAAATTTTGAATTTCATCCGATTCTTTGTGGTATGATTTAATCAGACGGAATGCTCCCAGCATTTGTTGCAGAAAAGAGGTAATAACACTCATCTGTCGCAGCGTACGGCGGCCTTTACGGCGGATGGATGATCCCACGATCCAAAAAATGAAAATGGAGATGGGAAACATAATCAAAACATAGAGAGTAAATTTCCAGCTGATGATAAAAAGCAGGCTGATGGTAATAATGATATTCGCCGGCTCGGTTAACGTTTTATCAAAAATGACTTTGATGGCTTGGCGAAAGATGAGTACATCATTCATGATGATGGACATAAAATCACCCTGTTTGTGATTATCATAGTAGGACATAGTTTGTCGGGTAATGTGGCTGTACAGTTTATTCCGGGTATCCACAATGATCTTCAGTTCCATCCGGCCGAAGAGTATTCGTTTGATAATGAGAAAGAAGTTTTTCAGAAGGAAAATGGAGATAATTAAAATACTCAGGCGTGTCAGGGCTGTCACTGGATCAATATCCACAATCAGGCGGCTGGTCAATCCTTTCAGATATTCGTTGAGTCCGGGGTCCGTCGGAATGGCATCGGGAGAAACCGATTCCTCCGGTTTGAAAATTGTCTGGATCAGAGAAGCCACAACCCAGAGTGAGGCTGTATTACTGATAGCATAAAGCAGTGAGAAAAAGAGTCCTGAAAGGGAGAGCGGCCAGTAATGGGCTGCTGTTTTAATGAGTCTTTTAAACATAACCTTTTATTTTTTTTCCCCGTCTTTTTTGGGTTCCATGGCAAGATCCAGGACATCGAGCATATCATCCAGGAAATGAAACGTCATCTCTTTTTTGACTTCTGTGGGAATATCTTCATCGATATCCTTTTTATTCTTAGCCGGGAGGATGACATTGCGGATCCCTGCCCGGTTTGCAGCGATCACCTTTTCCTTGATTCCACCCACCGGGAGAATGTGTCCGCGCAGGGTTATCTCACCGGTCATGGCAAAGCGATCTTTCACCATCCGATTACTCAATACACTCACCATGGCCGTCATTAACGTGACACCGGCAGAGGGCCCGTCTTTGGGAATAGCTCCGGCGGGTATATGGACATGGACATCATAATTTTTGTTAAAATTGGGGTCAATTCCGAAGCGTTCCGCATTCGCGCGAATAAAGCTCATGGCGGCCTGGGCAGATTCCTGCATGACATCACCCAACTTACCCGTCAGAATCAGTTTACCGCTTCCGGGCATTTTTGTGGCTTCAATGAATAGAATGTCACCACCAACGGCCGTCCAGGCAAGTCCTACGGCAATTCCCGGCTTCACCATCCGCTCGGCCACTTCACTGTAATATTTTTTCTTTCCAAGGTAACGGGCTACCATAGATGACGTAATCCGCCGCTTGCGTGTCCCTTTTTCTACCTTTTCACGGGCAACTTTCCGACAGATATTAGCTATTTCACGTTCCAGGTTTCTCACTCCCGATTCCCGGGTAAAATTTTCAATAATTGTACTGATCCCGTCGTTGGTAAAGACGATATCATCCTGTTCCAATCCGTGTTCTTTGACCTGTTTGGGAATCAGAAAAGATTTGGCGATATGGATTTTTTCCGGTTCTGTGTATCCCGGAAATTCCAGGATTTCCATCCGGTCTTTTAAAGGATCCGGGATGGGGTCATACCAATTGGCTGTGGCAATAAACATCACATGCCGCAAATCAAAGGGGACTTCCAGATAGTGATCGGAAAAGGAATAATTCTGTTCCGGATCCAGGACCTCCAGAAGTGCGCTGGACGGGTCCCCTCTGAAATCTGCCCCCAGTTTGTCGATTTCATCCAGCATGAAAACAGGATTGTTGGAACCGGCTTTTTTAATGCCCTGGATAATCCTTCCGGGCAGTGCCCCGATGTAGGTCCTTCGATGCCCGCGAATTTCTGCTTCATCCCGCACACCACCTAAAGACATCCGGTAAAATTTCCGTCCCATAGCCCGTGCAATGGACATACCCACGGACGTTTTCCCAACTCCGGGAGGACCGATAAAACAAAGAATGGGCCCTTTAACACCGGCTTTGGGGTCTTTTAGCTGTTTCAGTTTCCGAACAGCCAGATATTCAAGAATCCGTTCCTTAATCTTTTCAAGTCCGTAGTGATCATCATTCAGAATTTGTTCTGCTTTATTAATATCAACCTGATCATCAGTCGAGACTGACCATGGGAGTTCCACAAGCCATTCCAGGTAGGTCCGGCTTACAGTATATTCCGGAGACTGGGGAGAAATCCGTTCAAGGCGGGTTAATTCCTTTCGGGCAACCTTCAGGGCTTCCTCAGGCAAATTGGATTTTTCGATTTTTTCTTCCAGTTCTTTCGTATCCATGCCCGTATCATCTTCACCCAGCTCTTTCCGAATGGCTTTTAGTTGTTCCCGAAGAAAATATTCCCTTTGATTCTTATTAATGGAATCCTGAACCTGGGACTGAATCTTTTCTCCAACCTCCATCCGCTGAATTTCTTTGTTCACTAATATCGTGGCGGATGTGAGCCTTTTCTGAACATCCGGGATTTCAAGAATTGACTGTTTTTCACTCACCTGGATATTTAAAATGGAAACGATTTTATCGGCAAGCCTTCCGGGATCCCGGATAACCTTTACGACATCCAGATGCTCATTTGTCAAATATTGAGCTTTATCCACAAGCGTCTGAAACTGGTTGTAAAGATTGCTGACCAATGCCTGGTTTTTAATGTCGTTTGCGTAGCTGATTTCATGAACACGGCGGACAACCGCCTTATAAAAGGGTGTTTCCTGAGTCACCTGCAGAATCTGTATCCGTTCAATTCCCTGAACAATCGCACTTTTACTCTTGTCCGGCATATCAAATATTTTTAAAACCTGTGCCAGGGTTCCCCAGCTGTACAGGTCATCCTCTTTGGGATTTTCCGTACTGATATCTTTTTGAGCAACAACGGCAATCAGTTTTGTTTCAGGAAGAATTTCGTCCAAAAGGCGTAACGAACGTTCACGACCGATGTATAGGGGAATCACCTGTTGAGGATAAAGAACGGTATTTCGTAAAGGCATGAGGGGAATTTCCCGGGGAGAATCAAAATCATCAGCCAGGCTTATATCTGCTTTAATATTCTCAAATTCTTTATGACTCATTGAGTGTCTCCTTGTTATTTGTATTTTCATCTGAAGATTCTGATAATTCATCATCATTCAGGTTATTTTCTGTCAAAAAACGGGGCTTTTTTGAAGACGTCCGTCCTCCGGGTTTAATTTTAAACATCCGAATAGGTTTCCGGCCTCCGGCCAAAAGATAGTATAGTTGCAAAACCCGGATGACCCTGTAGGAAACCCAGTCGTCAGTAGTATTTTTTGCCTGTCGGGGCAGGGCAGACCAAAGGCCGTAAACGTTTTGCTGATCCTCCAGCCAGTTTAACATCTTTCGGATGGTTTTGTTCTCGGCTGTATATTCCAGACGGACCAGCACTTCCAGTACTTTCAGAGTGCCGCCACGGAAGGCTTTTATGCCTTCATAACCGTAGGAAAGCTGATCCCATGCCTGAAGACCTTCCAGAATACCGCCTTTGTTCGTCGATAGGTAGCGATTTAAAATAAAATCAGCACCCCGTTTTATTTTTCTCCGTTCCCGCATGACGGAGTGATAACTGCAGGCACTGAGGACTTTCAACGTAAGCCAGATATCTGAACCGTCATCTGCCGTTCCCCATCCGCCATCTTCATTCTGCTGCCGGACCAGCCATCGTATAGCTTGTTCAACAAAACGGTTTCCCTCAAAATCATATTTTAACAGGGTTTCAATCAAATGGGCATTCAGATGCAGGGGAAGGGGAAAGGAACCGTCTTTATTCTGATGTTTGAGAATATGGATCAACACATTCTGTATATCAATCATACGTTTATGACAATTATAATCCCGGGCTTCACTCAGGAGAGATGTAAGATAATTCAGTTGCAGGGCCTTTTGTTTTTCAGGAGGGTAATCGCTAAACTCCCTGGTCGGATCAAAAAGCTCCAATGACTTTAAAATATTAAGCCGGTTCCGATTTTCATTTAATTCCCGCTTGGTAACTTTCAGGTGGATGGCCATTTGATCCATCTGAAACACATTTTTATACAGATAATATTTGACTTGTGAGTTTCTGGATCGAAGAATTCGCTGAATGGGATCTATGGTAAAACGGTTTGAGAACCAGGAAAGATCTTCCGGAATTTCCGGAAATGGAAGAAGGTTTTTTTTATAACTTTTCATAAGGATTTTTTCATTTGATGTATGGTTTCGGTGATATTTTCCGATTGATAAATAGCGCTGCCTGCCACAAAAATTTCCACACCTGCCCGGGAGATTTCAGCAATATTACCGGGATGAATACCTCCGTCAATTTCAAGTTTGACATGAGGACATCCCAGTTGCTCCCGCAAATGTAAAAATGTATCCACTTTTTTCATAACAGCAGGAATAAAACGCTGTCCTCCAAAACCCGGATTCACGGACATAAGCAGTACATAATCCAGCTCCGGAAGGATATCCTGCAGACAGCTAACAGGTGTGGCAGGATTTAACACAACTCCGGCTTTCACCTTTTTTTCTTTGATGTGGGAAATCAGACGATGAAGGTGGCGAACGGTTTCAGGATGGACAGAAATCCAGTCTGCACCGGCATTTATGTACATATCAACCGTTTCTTCAGGATTTGTAATCATCAGATGAACATCGAGAGGCAATTGTGTTATTTTCCGAATATTTTTGATCAGTGGGGGGCCAAAAGTCAGATTGGGAACATAATGACCATCCATAATATCCAGGTGAAATATGTCCGCACCGGCTTCTTCCGTTAACCGGATCTGATCTTCAAGATGCAAAAAATCTGCAGACAGGAGGGAGGGTGCCAGATATTTTTTCATGATTGTCCCCTTTTTTTTAAGAAATGACCTGTTCATCAGCGTGGTAGGACGAACGGACCAAGGGTCCTGATTCCACATGGTTAAATCCCAGAGTCAGGCCAATTTTTTTATATTCTCTGAATTGAGCCGGTGTAATATATTCTTTGACAGGCAGATGACGCGATGTTGGCTGTAAATACTGCCCCAGCGTAAACAGTGTCACGCCATGACGATGAGCATCCTTCATCAAATCAACAACTTCATCAAAGAGTTCTCCAAGTCCCACCATAATGCCGGTTTTCGTTAAGAATCCTTTATCTGAAATATATTTCAACACATTCAAAGACCAATGGTAATTTCCTTTAGACCGTGCCATGGGGTAAAGAGAAGGAACAGTCTCCAGATTGTGTCCCACAACATCCGGACCTGCACTCAGCACGGTGTCTAAAGCCTGTGTATCTCCCTGAAAGTCCGGAATCAGTATTTCTATTTTACAGTCCGGATTCAGGGATCGGACTTTTCGTACAGATTCAGCCCAGATTTCGGCCCCTCCGTCAGACAAATCATCCCGGTCCACCGATGTAATAACGACGTATTTCAAACCCAGTTCTTTCACGGCTTCCGCCAGTTGTTGGGGTTCATCAGGATCTGAAGGCAGGGGGATGCCTTTTTTAACGCCGCAAAAGCGGCAATTCCGTGTACAGGTATCACCCAGAATCATAAATGTGGCTGTCCGTCGTCCCCAACACTCTTCCATATTGGGACAAAAAGCTTCTTCACATACCGTGTGAAGCTTATGATTTTTTAGTAGCTGTTTGACGGTCCGGTAACCTTCACCGCCCGGAACCTTGATTTTCAGCCATTCAGGCTTTTTAAGATGATTCAACTTCGGCATTTTTCCTCCATATGAAAATTACGACATTCCCGGATAGGTGGGGAGATAAAAAAAGAAGCAAATTAAGAAATTTGCCTTTCAAACCGTATAAATTGGGTCTGTAATGCTACAAATTGGCTTTCAGAAACGAAGAAATGGAAGGGAAATTGGAGAAACAAGGGAGAGAGGGAAAGACAAGGTGGGAGGGAAAATTTCTCCCGCTGGAGCGCTGGGACGCTGAGGTTAGGGTTTAATTTGCTCACGGGGAGAGCGCAGAAGGTATGACGGGGAGAGAAGGGCCAAAGATTCAAGCACTTCGCTGTGCTCAGTGTTCCTCCCCCTGCGCTTCGCTTGGCGTTCAATCGCGGCTCCGCAGCGTTCAAATCAATCATTTTTAAGAAGTTAGAAGCTGGAAGCTGGCCCCTCGATACGTCCCCGCCATAGGCAGGGCCTACTTGGTGACCGGAAGTTGGCACTGTTTTGCGGCTGATTGGTTTGCGTGGATTAGCGATCGTTGGGGCTTGGGAACTGACGATTGTCGGCTACCGCTTCATTCTCCCCGGACTAAAGTCCGGTTTTTTTCTCTTCTCACGTTTTCCGGACTGAAGCCCGGGGCTGTCAATCTAATCAATCAACTATTGACTGCCGACTGCCTGTCGACTGTTGCCTGTTGACTTTCGACTATTTCATCAACACCATCTTTTGTGTCTTAATAGAACTTCCGACTTTTAATCGTGCAATATACGTAAGCATTCGGTGAGCCCCGTATTGCATTAAGGCTTTTTTGTCATTCATAAAGATCATTCCGATTGAATTCAGTCAGAGCAAGGAGTTTGATCGTACTAAACCGTAGATATTTCCTGAAGCTTTTTATTGAGTAAGGATGATATTCTGAGGGAGCAGGTCATCCAGTTTATGGTAAGGATGGGATGCAATGCGACTGAGGACTTCTCTGAAGAGGGAAGTATTGCTTGATAATAACAAATACAATGGATATAATAAATAAATCATACAGAAACACCCCCTTAATCACTCCTTCTTAGCGGATTCTCTCTGTTGAATGTAAAAGGGTTTTCGTTCGTTATGATTCAAACAAGATGGACTAAGTAAATAAACAGGGTTTTTCATGCCTAATCTCACACATTTTACATCAGGGAGCAGATATCCGGCATTGTTGCTGTTTCTTCTCCCCTTCCTCATCACCGCCTGTTTCAACCCGGAACCGGAGGATTACGGACTGGCGCTTGAAGCGGTGGATGTGGTCTGCGTGGAGGCCACATTCCGGGTGACGGCCTCCGGGGTGCCGGAGACCTGGACATGCGGACTCTACCGGGATGACAGTCTGGTGGTGACGGAGACACTCACCGGACAAAGCGGTTATATCCGGGATACGGGACTTCTGCCGGCGGCGGATTATACCTATCACATAAGCTATATGAAAGAGGGCCGGGACAAAGACCGTTCCGATCCCATCGCTGTCACAACGCTGGATACCACCGGCCATGATTTCACCTGGACCGCGGAAACGCTGGGTGATGCCGGGTCTTATCTCAATGATGTGGCCATCGTGGATGAAAACAATATATATGTCGTAGGTGAAATAAGATCTGATTCTGGTTGGTATAACATTGGTATATGGAATAATAATCAATGGAAATTTGATCTCGTAGGTCCTGTGGGGAACATATTATATAGTGTTTTCGCTTTTTCAAATAATGATATATGGGTAAGCAATGCCTGTTCACCGTATCATTGGGATGGAAACGAATGGACATA
Coding sequences:
- a CDS encoding S9 family peptidase; translated protein: MSKLGKTVRPEDIYDLQFPSDPQISPDGKKVVFVKKWIHKKDQKYYSNLYSVDTARGTVVQFTRGEQNDTKPRWNRNGKQLLFIRSTKDKSELLSFYGGLGEPMPLVSLEDGEIQDIAFSPDDKWVAVLIQKYDVSGEDRKKKPLKRDIDRLFYRLDGEGFRQKRAVQLYIVKSRGGRLIPITDVPRDVTDFVWSHDGTGIYYVTNDREDPDRHMDEDSIFFYSLKEKHHVRIEKPAGPVGWVQADSIGQHLYFSGHFKPGHSWGAVNSEIQQLNLKTGEIHSLTASLDRTTDMVTLGDITPSFVKQRALFQTPEDFLFTVSSEGANPLMKCNVPSGEITPLLDGPECVVSFSMSRDGKKIAVHLAQMERPDEIWLLELNSEKHFRRITFLNDDYMNSVSCNVPEEYYIPSDHAVIQSWLLKPPGFSSKNKYPLLLQIHGGPRAQYGYTWFHEMHVFAAAGFVVLYTNPQGSQGYGHTFADAITGKWAEPAMNDLMAAVDYILELGFVDPKQCFVTGGSYGGYMTNWVITHTNRFKAAVTQRSICDLSSFFGTSDTGWDLEADFHDVPWKNPELYAKWSPITYADKIETPLCIIHSENDLRCPVEQAEQLFVRLKHDKKPVRLVLFPEESHGLSRGGRPDRRVERLKVMLEEFRVERDES
- a CDS encoding arylamine N-acetyltransferase, with translation MNTINALLRDFSDIPYENLSKILRLSLERHQRPRSPETLISEFLQHGRGGTCFSLNYAVMKSLRLNGYPAWPVSVHTGRNSFPHYAVIFSLRDQSYLVDPGYLLYTPLCLKDKGSDYGTNGVLDYELSKQNGEYILYSLDSRNRKKRYTFAPEPVSDRLFIHHWIRSFDYISALVASRIVDNSILYINDDYVRFTDAHSVQKSYDIDKANRYLSQYFGFTQEEILATRKKITTHPSQP
- a CDS encoding DUF3108 domain-containing protein, translating into MKRIKQILILFALTGCLMLNPLEGSEYLFDIYFRGIPGGNASLVVDYQADRVFASFIIHSSGFVDTFYKVRDTTTIIASYPAFHTLYYNKRIHEGKYHSRREFDVQQIETEKLKHPVRDEYTTMIMLMDSLYFSVDSVTVSLWNRKDSVAVPFRLYKGKTDIINSPAGTYPTLVYKPDKHFREVFEDESNLVIWITETIPSLPVQMQIRLKYGPLLCVLKKVIP
- a CDS encoding ABC transporter ATP-binding protein, producing MFKRLIKTAAHYWPLSLSGLFFSLLYAISNTASLWVVASLIQTIFKPEESVSPDAIPTDPGLNEYLKGLTSRLIVDIDPVTALTRLSILIISIFLLKNFFLIIKRILFGRMELKIIVDTRNKLYSHITRQTMSYYDNHKQGDFMSIIMNDVLIFRQAIKVIFDKTLTEPANIIITISLLFIISWKFTLYVLIMFPISIFIFWIVGSSIRRKGRRTLRQMSVITSFLQQMLGAFRLIKSYHKESDEIQNFKDRNHKFFKIQMRQLRLTAINSPLSEMVGVITGAILFMIGGQMVVTGSAMDSEDFLRYIILLFSILSPIKSLTSVNAIIQNGLAAAERIFNVLETPIQNLESPDAVEKNDFKKEIEFRNVSFGYESHNVLKNINLVIPKGKSYAIVGASGSGKSTLADLLCRFYLPREGQILIDGTDIRNIKAESLYKLIGTVSQDVQMLNETIRDNLTYGSDGTDEDSIEQAVEIANAGFIHDLENGWNTIAGDQGVRLSGGQKQRIAIARAVLRNPPILILDEATSSLDTESERLVQNSLNRLMKGRTSLIIAHRLSTILDADQIVVLKNGQIVCQGTHPELLQSCPDYKKLYKQQIRNDLEKD
- the lon gene encoding endopeptidase La — translated: MSHKEFENIKADISLADDFDSPREIPLMPLRNTVLYPQQVIPLYIGRERSLRLLDEILPETKLIAVVAQKDISTENPKEDDLYSWGTLAQVLKIFDMPDKSKSAIVQGIERIQILQVTQETPFYKAVVRRVHEISYANDIKNQALVSNLYNQFQTLVDKAQYLTNEHLDVVKVIRDPGRLADKIVSILNIQVSEKQSILEIPDVQKRLTSATILVNKEIQRMEVGEKIQSQVQDSINKNQREYFLREQLKAIRKELGEDDTGMDTKELEEKIEKSNLPEEALKVARKELTRLERISPQSPEYTVSRTYLEWLVELPWSVSTDDQVDINKAEQILNDDHYGLEKIKERILEYLAVRKLKQLKDPKAGVKGPILCFIGPPGVGKTSVGMSIARAMGRKFYRMSLGGVRDEAEIRGHRRTYIGALPGRIIQGIKKAGSNNPVFMLDEIDKLGADFRGDPSSALLEVLDPEQNYSFSDHYLEVPFDLRHVMFIATANWYDPIPDPLKDRMEILEFPGYTEPEKIHIAKSFLIPKQVKEHGLEQDDIVFTNDGISTIIENFTRESGVRNLEREIANICRKVAREKVEKGTRKRRITSSMVARYLGKKKYYSEVAERMVKPGIAVGLAWTAVGGDILFIEATKMPGSGKLILTGKLGDVMQESAQAAMSFIRANAERFGIDPNFNKNYDVHVHIPAGAIPKDGPSAGVTLMTAMVSVLSNRMVKDRFAMTGEITLRGHILPVGGIKEKVIAANRAGIRNVILPAKNKKDIDEDIPTEVKKEMTFHFLDDMLDVLDLAMEPKKDGEKK
- a CDS encoding terpene cyclase/mutase family protein, producing MKSYKKNLLPFPEIPEDLSWFSNRFTIDPIQRILRSRNSQVKYYLYKNVFQMDQMAIHLKVTKRELNENRNRLNILKSLELFDPTREFSDYPPEKQKALQLNYLTSLLSEARDYNCHKRMIDIQNVLIHILKHQNKDGSFPLPLHLNAHLIETLLKYDFEGNRFVEQAIRWLVRQQNEDGGWGTADDGSDIWLTLKVLSACSYHSVMRERRKIKRGADFILNRYLSTNKGGILEGLQAWDQLSYGYEGIKAFRGGTLKVLEVLVRLEYTAENKTIRKMLNWLEDQQNVYGLWSALPRQAKNTTDDWVSYRVIRVLQLYYLLAGGRKPIRMFKIKPGGRTSSKKPRFLTENNLNDDELSESSDENTNNKETLNES
- the rpe gene encoding ribulose-phosphate 3-epimerase; amino-acid sequence: MKKYLAPSLLSADFLHLEDQIRLTEEAGADIFHLDIMDGHYVPNLTFGPPLIKNIRKITQLPLDVHLMITNPEETVDMYINAGADWISVHPETVRHLHRLISHIKEKKVKAGVVLNPATPVSCLQDILPELDYVLLMSVNPGFGGQRFIPAVMKKVDTFLHLREQLGCPHVKLEIDGGIHPGNIAEISRAGVEIFVAGSAIYQSENITETIHQMKKSL
- the lipA gene encoding lipoyl synthase is translated as MPKLNHLKKPEWLKIKVPGGEGYRTVKQLLKNHKLHTVCEEAFCPNMEECWGRRTATFMILGDTCTRNCRFCGVKKGIPLPSDPDEPQQLAEAVKELGLKYVVITSVDRDDLSDGGAEIWAESVRKVRSLNPDCKIEILIPDFQGDTQALDTVLSAGPDVVGHNLETVPSLYPMARSKGNYHWSLNVLKYISDKGFLTKTGIMVGLGELFDEVVDLMKDAHRHGVTLFTLGQYLQPTSRHLPVKEYITPAQFREYKKIGLTLGFNHVESGPLVRSSYHADEQVIS